In Microbacterium cremeum, a genomic segment contains:
- the cls gene encoding cardiolipin synthase, with translation MDLLLSANLSWGVAVLVHLVILVVALIYIPRGRKPTAAMAWLLLIAILPGIGIFLYLVIGNFRLPARRRGEQARIDAMIRSNVADKQLEKTDADWPRWFQRVVQQNETLTALPASWGNEAALYGDYQASIDAMTAEIETAQHFVHVEFFIVAWDDTTRGFFAAMERAVARGVTVRLLADHFSTKRLPNAKQTLAELDRIGVKWAWMLPVMPFQGKYQRPDLRNHRKIVVVDGRVGFMGSQNLIDRTYDSPKNIKRGLKWQELMTRLTGPVVAEVNTVFMSDWLIETGEDLSSTEHVPATEVAQSTAPDTLMCQVVPSGPGYDTENNLRLFLSLIYGATEKVILTSPYFVPDEAMVYAITSACQRGVEVQLFVSEIGDQFMVWHAQRSYYSALLEAGVRIFLYPAPFILHSKHFSIDDDIAVIGSSNMDIRSFSLNSEVSLLVRGETFVAAMRDVEQGYRDAGRELMLEEWRREPKKATFLDGVMRLTSALN, from the coding sequence GTGGACCTCCTTCTCAGCGCCAACCTGTCCTGGGGCGTCGCGGTGCTCGTGCACCTGGTCATCCTCGTCGTCGCGCTCATCTACATCCCCCGCGGCCGCAAGCCGACCGCGGCGATGGCGTGGCTGCTGCTGATCGCGATCCTGCCCGGCATCGGCATCTTCCTCTATCTCGTCATCGGCAACTTCCGGCTTCCTGCGCGTCGCCGGGGCGAGCAGGCCCGCATCGACGCGATGATCCGCAGCAACGTCGCCGACAAGCAGCTCGAGAAGACCGACGCCGACTGGCCGCGGTGGTTCCAGCGGGTGGTGCAGCAGAACGAGACGCTGACGGCCCTGCCGGCCTCGTGGGGCAACGAGGCCGCCCTGTACGGCGACTACCAGGCGTCGATCGACGCGATGACGGCCGAGATCGAGACCGCCCAGCACTTCGTGCACGTCGAGTTCTTCATCGTCGCGTGGGACGACACGACGCGCGGCTTCTTCGCCGCGATGGAGCGCGCCGTCGCGCGGGGCGTGACCGTGCGCCTGCTCGCCGACCACTTCTCGACGAAGCGCCTCCCCAACGCCAAGCAGACGCTCGCCGAGCTCGACCGCATCGGCGTGAAGTGGGCGTGGATGCTGCCGGTCATGCCGTTCCAGGGCAAGTACCAGCGCCCCGATCTGCGCAACCACCGCAAGATCGTCGTGGTCGACGGCCGGGTCGGCTTCATGGGGTCGCAGAACCTCATCGACCGCACGTACGACTCGCCCAAGAACATCAAGCGCGGCCTCAAGTGGCAGGAGCTCATGACCCGGCTCACCGGACCGGTCGTCGCCGAGGTCAACACCGTCTTCATGTCGGACTGGCTCATCGAGACCGGCGAGGACCTCTCGTCGACCGAGCACGTGCCGGCGACCGAGGTCGCCCAGTCGACCGCCCCGGACACGCTGATGTGCCAGGTGGTGCCGAGCGGGCCGGGCTACGACACCGAGAACAACCTGCGCCTGTTCCTCTCGCTCATCTACGGCGCGACCGAGAAGGTCATCCTGACGAGCCCGTACTTCGTCCCCGACGAGGCGATGGTCTACGCCATCACGAGCGCGTGCCAGCGCGGCGTCGAGGTGCAGCTGTTCGTGTCAGAGATCGGCGACCAGTTCATGGTGTGGCACGCCCAGCGGTCGTACTACAGCGCGCTGCTCGAGGCCGGCGTGCGCATCTTCCTCTACCCGGCGCCGTTCATCCTGCACTCGAAGCACTTCTCGATCGACGACGACATCGCCGTGATCGGCTCGAGCAACATGGACATCCGCTCGTTCAGCCTCAACAGCGAGGTCTCGCTGCTCGTGCGCGGCGAGACCTTCGTCGCGGCGATGCGGGACGTCGAGCAGGGCTATCGCGACGCCGGGCGCGAGCTGATGCTCGAGGAGTGGCGCCGCGAGCCCAAGAAGGCCACGTTCCTCGACGGCGTGATGCGACTCACCTCGGCGCTCAACTGA
- a CDS encoding peptidoglycan-binding domain-containing protein — MGNDRSRAPMRRTMTGAALVLAVVVLAGCAADVSDVDIARAKVTAKEKAVAEAVAAESAAMSGFCQAGEDYIRALDRYGDVLNATAPTVGDVRVAGADLAGPHDEAVNSAEAIAEAQQAVVTAQQELADAQEALALIDPDAPAGTADEPMPEPTPLAPAASVDRVTQAEADFAQAQEGIGDGTPLVDAAEQFNSAAVALEMAWLSLFADTGCLSGEQQVQAIAAARAYTSALQQELTTAGYYGGAVDGVYGPLTTQAVEDLQAAAGLPVTGTVDKATAEALQAELVAIGETAAQDSVASTAAVQQTLKLAGFWDGPVDGVWTPELTEAVKELQAELGVEPTGAVDAATVHAFQEALAELERVEPEPSPTTEDGEDGEDE, encoded by the coding sequence ATGGGGAACGATCGCAGCCGGGCGCCGATGCGCCGCACCATGACGGGAGCGGCTCTCGTGCTCGCGGTCGTCGTCCTGGCCGGATGCGCCGCCGACGTGAGCGACGTCGACATCGCGCGGGCCAAGGTGACGGCGAAGGAGAAGGCAGTCGCAGAGGCCGTGGCCGCGGAGTCCGCCGCCATGAGCGGGTTCTGCCAGGCGGGCGAGGACTACATCCGCGCGCTCGACCGCTACGGCGACGTGCTGAACGCCACCGCCCCCACTGTCGGCGACGTCCGGGTCGCCGGTGCCGATCTCGCCGGACCGCACGACGAGGCCGTGAACAGCGCCGAGGCGATCGCCGAGGCGCAGCAGGCGGTCGTGACCGCCCAGCAGGAGCTCGCCGACGCGCAGGAGGCGCTCGCGCTGATCGATCCCGACGCCCCCGCGGGGACCGCGGACGAGCCGATGCCCGAGCCCACGCCGCTCGCGCCCGCCGCCTCGGTCGACCGCGTGACACAGGCCGAGGCCGACTTCGCGCAGGCCCAGGAGGGGATCGGCGACGGCACGCCGCTCGTCGACGCCGCCGAGCAGTTCAACAGCGCCGCGGTCGCTCTCGAGATGGCGTGGCTGTCGCTGTTCGCCGACACCGGATGCCTCTCCGGCGAGCAGCAGGTGCAGGCGATCGCGGCCGCGCGCGCGTACACCTCGGCGCTGCAGCAGGAGCTCACGACCGCCGGCTACTACGGCGGCGCGGTCGACGGCGTCTACGGACCCCTGACGACGCAGGCCGTCGAGGATCTTCAGGCCGCCGCGGGACTTCCCGTCACCGGCACGGTCGACAAGGCGACCGCCGAGGCGCTCCAGGCCGAGCTCGTCGCGATCGGCGAGACCGCCGCACAGGACTCGGTCGCCTCCACGGCCGCGGTGCAGCAGACGCTGAAGCTCGCCGGGTTCTGGGACGGCCCGGTCGACGGTGTGTGGACGCCCGAGCTCACCGAGGCCGTGAAGGAGCTGCAGGCCGAACTCGGTGTCGAACCCACCGGCGCCGTCGACGCGGCCACCGTGCACGCCTTCCAGGAGGCGCTGGCCGAGCTCGAGCGCGTGGAGCCGGAGCCCTCGCCGACAACCGAGGACGGCGAGGACGGCGAGGACGAGTGA
- a CDS encoding SHOCT domain-containing protein, which produces MGFWDFLLWIFWVFVFVAYLMVVFSIIADIFRDHELNGWLKAIWILFLIFVPFLTALIYLIARGSGMQKRSLAQAQAIQSAQAEYIRQTAGSAPSAADDIAKAKSLLDAGTITQAEFDALKAKALSA; this is translated from the coding sequence ATGGGCTTTTGGGACTTCCTCCTCTGGATCTTCTGGGTTTTCGTCTTCGTCGCCTACTTGATGGTCGTGTTCTCGATCATCGCCGACATCTTCCGCGACCATGAGCTGAACGGCTGGCTCAAGGCGATCTGGATCCTCTTCCTCATCTTCGTACCGTTCCTGACCGCCCTGATCTACCTGATCGCGCGCGGTTCGGGCATGCAGAAGCGATCGCTCGCGCAGGCTCAGGCGATCCAGTCGGCCCAGGCCGAGTACATCCGTCAGACCGCGGGGTCCGCCCCGAGCGCCGCGGACGACATCGCCAAGGCGAAGTCGCTGCTGGACGCCGGCACGATCACGCAGGCCGAGTTCGACGCGCTCAAGGCCAAGGCGCTGTCGGCCTAG
- a CDS encoding DUF6325 family protein, with protein MTTFDYGPIEFYAIGFDGDRPGPDVLAAIDDLVASGTVNLLDLVFARRSPEGELEILELSDTIDDGGVPALDLAGLAGEEDIATLAEGLEPGSSAAILVVELLWAKSFAAALYDAGGTVIARHGIPAPIVNAFLAENAS; from the coding sequence ATGACGACCTTCGATTACGGTCCGATCGAGTTCTACGCGATCGGCTTCGACGGCGACCGGCCGGGTCCCGACGTGCTCGCGGCGATCGACGACCTCGTGGCATCGGGCACCGTGAACCTGCTCGACCTGGTGTTCGCGCGGCGCTCCCCCGAGGGTGAGCTCGAGATCCTCGAACTCTCCGACACCATCGACGACGGCGGCGTTCCGGCCCTCGACCTGGCCGGCCTCGCCGGCGAGGAAGACATCGCGACGCTCGCCGAGGGCCTCGAGCCGGGCTCGTCCGCGGCGATCCTCGTGGTCGAGCTGCTGTGGGCGAAGTCGTTCGCGGCCGCGCTCTACGACGCCGGCGGCACGGTCATCGCCCGCCACGGCATCCCCGCACCGATCGTGAACGCGTTCCTCGCAGAGAACGCCAGCTGA
- a CDS encoding SHOCT domain-containing protein: protein MLGRFGRPGLIGMAARTAVVAGTATAVSGGIARHQQEKAFQQQEAQAYEAQQQQAAMEAAAAQAVAAQMPAQAPAPAAPAAGAGDELMAQLSQLGQLHAQGILSDDEFAAAKAKLLA, encoded by the coding sequence ATGCTCGGCAGATTCGGACGCCCCGGTCTCATCGGGATGGCGGCGCGCACCGCCGTCGTCGCCGGAACGGCGACCGCCGTCTCGGGCGGCATCGCACGCCACCAGCAGGAGAAGGCGTTCCAGCAGCAGGAAGCGCAGGCCTACGAGGCCCAGCAGCAGCAGGCTGCCATGGAAGCCGCTGCCGCCCAGGCCGTCGCAGCGCAGATGCCTGCGCAGGCACCGGCGCCGGCGGCACCGGCGGCAGGCGCGGGCGATGAGCTCATGGCGCAGCTGAGCCAGCTGGGCCAGCTGCACGCGCAGGGCATCCTCTCCGACGACGAGTTCGCCGCCGCGAAGGCCAAGTTGCTCGCCTGA
- a CDS encoding potassium channel family protein yields the protein MNEETWRRRTEIPLMIAGFAYLLAYSWRVIADLVGPERAVASTIVLVTWAMFIVDYLVRLFMADRKMVWFRTHLADLAFALVPVLRLVRLLRVLTLLPGIRSTAGDRLRVRIMVYGIGASAILIYVSSLAVLEVERHAPDATITSFGIAIWWACVTVTTTGYGDYIPVTDSGRVVASALMFGGVALAGIITASLASWVLERAAGGHEHEPATNAQVRMLMAKIDDLAASTAGRDADHHGRAVNGGAVAPPHEADVEGWDDLGNGGDARPGG from the coding sequence GTGAACGAGGAGACGTGGCGTAGGCGCACCGAGATCCCGCTGATGATCGCGGGCTTCGCGTACCTCCTCGCGTACTCGTGGCGGGTGATCGCCGACCTGGTCGGGCCGGAGCGTGCCGTCGCATCGACGATCGTGCTCGTCACGTGGGCGATGTTCATCGTCGACTACCTCGTGCGGCTGTTCATGGCCGACCGCAAGATGGTGTGGTTCCGCACGCACCTCGCCGATCTCGCGTTCGCGCTGGTCCCGGTGCTCAGGCTGGTGCGGCTGCTGCGGGTGCTCACGCTGCTGCCCGGCATCAGGTCCACCGCCGGCGACCGGCTGCGCGTGCGCATCATGGTGTACGGAATCGGCGCATCCGCGATCCTCATCTACGTGTCGTCGCTCGCGGTGCTCGAAGTCGAGCGGCACGCTCCCGATGCGACCATCACGTCGTTCGGCATCGCGATCTGGTGGGCGTGCGTCACCGTGACGACGACCGGATACGGCGACTACATCCCCGTGACGGATTCCGGGCGTGTGGTCGCCTCTGCGCTCATGTTCGGCGGTGTGGCGCTCGCCGGCATCATCACCGCGTCGCTGGCGTCGTGGGTGCTCGAACGTGCCGCCGGCGGCCACGAGCACGAGCCGGCCACCAACGCGCAGGTGCGGATGCTGATGGCCAAGATCGACGACCTCGCCGCGAGCACGGCCGGCCGCGACGCGGATCACCACGGCCGTGCGGTGAACGGCGGCGCCGTCGCGCCGCCGCACGAGGCCGACGTCGAGGGGTGGGACGACCTCGGCAACGGTGGTGACGCCCGCCCCGGGGGCTGA
- a CDS encoding AI-2E family transporter, with protein MKRSDPPSATPVLSPGLRVLLGLAAAVVVLAGIFFAREIFGPLVLAIVLVVICEPVRRPLERRGWPRWAGTTAVIVVGYLVLVAMGVLLWIAGTQFAQLVGQYADQLRAGVGDLIAWLQSVGLDEEASDAAASVLDPQTLLQLASSLGAAAIGVATALFFVFAYIIFMAVDAARYRDAGRVFGDGHRPVLARIGRLNTGIRRYYIVNASFGAIVAVIDGFALWALGVPAPVVWAILAFVTNFVPNIGFVLGLIPPAVLGFVVGGWPMLLAVIAIYSVVNVVLQVLVQPKFVSDAVDLSLTLSFFAVIFWTFVIGPLGAILSIPLTLSARALVLEGDPQALWMRWLSGDRSATPARAAPAAGRDVRPGAPRA; from the coding sequence GTGAAGCGCTCCGACCCGCCCTCTGCCACCCCCGTGCTGTCTCCGGGCCTTCGCGTGCTCCTCGGGCTCGCGGCCGCGGTGGTCGTGCTGGCCGGGATCTTCTTCGCCCGCGAGATCTTCGGCCCGCTGGTGCTCGCGATCGTCCTCGTCGTCATCTGCGAGCCGGTCCGCCGCCCCCTCGAACGGCGCGGGTGGCCGCGGTGGGCGGGCACCACCGCGGTCATCGTCGTCGGCTATCTGGTGCTGGTCGCCATGGGCGTGCTGCTGTGGATCGCCGGCACGCAGTTCGCGCAGCTGGTGGGGCAGTACGCCGACCAGCTCCGTGCCGGCGTCGGCGACCTGATCGCGTGGCTCCAGTCGGTCGGCCTCGACGAGGAGGCGTCGGATGCCGCAGCCTCCGTCCTCGACCCGCAGACGCTCCTCCAGCTGGCGTCGAGCCTCGGCGCCGCCGCGATCGGCGTCGCGACGGCGCTCTTCTTCGTGTTCGCGTACATCATCTTCATGGCCGTCGATGCGGCCCGCTACCGCGATGCCGGGCGCGTGTTCGGCGACGGGCATCGTCCGGTGCTGGCCCGGATCGGGCGCCTGAACACCGGCATCCGTCGGTACTACATCGTCAACGCGTCGTTCGGCGCCATCGTGGCGGTCATCGACGGCTTCGCGCTGTGGGCCCTCGGCGTGCCCGCCCCCGTCGTGTGGGCGATCCTCGCGTTCGTGACGAACTTCGTGCCCAACATCGGGTTCGTGCTGGGGCTCATCCCGCCGGCGGTGCTCGGGTTCGTCGTCGGCGGCTGGCCGATGCTGCTCGCCGTGATCGCGATCTACTCGGTCGTGAACGTGGTGCTGCAGGTGCTCGTGCAGCCGAAGTTCGTCAGCGACGCCGTCGACCTCAGCCTCACGCTGAGCTTCTTCGCCGTCATCTTCTGGACCTTCGTCATCGGCCCGCTCGGGGCCATCCTCTCGATCCCGCTGACACTGTCGGCGCGGGCACTCGTGCTCGAGGGCGATCCCCAGGCGCTGTGGATGCGATGGCTGTCGGGCGATCGCTCCGCCACCCCGGCGCGTGCCGCGCCGGCCGCCGGGCGCGACGTGCGTCCGGGCGCGCCGCGCGCGTGA